ATTAAACTTTATGTTAATGATTCAAGCTAACTATCCATTTTTTCAAAGTGCCTGTGTCCGACTTGTGTTTGACACAGATATGAGCACATGACCCTCAAACatcctccaaatacatgaaaaaatattcaaagaaCAATCTGATCATACTTGGTGTTTGACATGACCTGCAAATTTCCGTTTATGTCGTATTGTTCATTCAATATGGTAGGGTTTCTGCTCAAACTGGGGCATGTGTGAGATAGGGTTACAAAAGTCTAAGCTAATGCATCAACTCAAACTCGGTTTTGAGTGTCGGACATGGATATATACAAATTTGTTCAATTTGAAAGGTCCTTGGAAAATCATATCCACATATCCATGTCCAAATATGTATCGGATATGAGTGCTGGATCCAACAACATAGAGCCAAGGTTCAAGTGGCTCGAGACTATTAATGCATAGGACCTGAAGCTTGTTGCATGAGCCAGCAAATACTATATATCAATTTCACTACTTTGAGGAGTTTGTTTTAAGTGAAAGATCATATGAATTTATCAGGAGCTAACCTCTTTGGATCCAGATGCCTCAAGGAGTAATTTCATCCGTTGAGATCCTTCTCCCACATTGTGAAGGATGTAAGGAAGTTCGAGTTCACAAAGTGCCTCTCGTACAATTCGTGAATACTGTcaaataaagaaagaagaatgatAACATTTGAGCATTTAAAGGTTTATGCTTCATTAGCAGAACCAACAGATGACTATTTAATCATGAATATGATAGCTTACTGGATCATTCTCATACGAGAAAAGTTCAAGCTTTTTTGGTGGTGGGTCTCGTCTTGCCTTATCCCATAGCATCATTCCTCGACCTGCTCGAAGAATTGTTGGCATCCATCCAGTGAACAATGTGCTGCAAAATGCAGCATTGTGGGAGAACTAGTTAAGAATTTAGACAGAAACTAAAGTTCTTACGAATCAATGAAACACAATTTAACCATGTGGCTTAACATGTTCAATTAAAGTCCATATCTATAATTAAAGCACCTTTTGATAAAAATAGAAGAACATGTTGctcaaactcatttttcttgaagttccCGTATTTGACATGAGTACAAAGATATTACCCTCCATATACAtgggaaaacatagaaaaaactGAACATACTTGTATGAGGCACATACCTGTATCCAACTTTCATATTTTAGTTCAGGTAATATAGAAGTTATCCATCATTTGATTTGAACCATTTGTACTAAAAACTATGTGCAATATGTATCTACATTGTAATACACACCCGTATTTGAaccatttttcttaaagtacccgtattcgacactcATGTTCGACGCATGGATATGGAGATATGACCTCCAAAGGATCCTCAAAGGCAAAACTAAGAAATATCTAACTATTACCTGTATGTAATACACACCCATATTTGATGCTTGTAGCCAAGTCCGTGTAACATTAGATGTGTATACCTTGACTTTGTTTTGAAAAACTCATGATTTAATCTTAACCAGATGTTTCCCTCTTCTTCGCAAGTCAATAACATGTGTGAGCCCTATCTAGATTTACTCTGGTCTAAGTCCAGATATATTCTGATTTTCAGACCAATGTGCTATGTATGGAGCTATTCTAGTTCTAGTTGATTGGACACATATTATATGTGAGTTGTAATTTTACCTGTAATTGGACTTgtaaattccttttttttttaaatgacaaCCTAAAGAACGCAGTAAGTAAAATTGCTAACTTTTATGTTATTCCTGAACTCTGCTGCATTATTATCACTAAGACAAACCAAAGCAAACAGCTCACTGAATACGTTTCTCCTTCTATCTAGCTACCACTTTAAAAATGAACACATAAAactcaaaatccaaaatttcaaagtaacACCCAGAATCTAgttattcaatttgtttttctcTCGGACTTCAATGTTCTCTGCAATATATCTTCCTCTCCCCTCATAACCAAAAAGTGGGGATTAAAGTACTAGCATACATCAAGCAACTGAATACATTCGCACATATCAGAAAAATATTCCAGATGCCAGGTTTAAGGTTTGGGgtttaaccaatttaaacacTTGGACAGATATTTAATATACGCAAACTTTGTGCCTACATACCTTTCTAAAAGACCCGTTGAGGGGCTTCTTCCTTTACCATAGTGCTTGAACAGGTATTTGACAATATCACCTATCAGAAAAAGtagaatgaaaatgaatgttCAGCAAATTATGATATGGACAGTAAAGAAAGCatataatcaaatcaaccaTAAGTTGTGCAGATGCAGGCATACATCTACTGTCTTACAGGTTCccatataaaataattgtacgaatacttataaataagagCAGTCTGTAATCTGGGTCATGTTAGATTTCCTTCTCATCAAAATAGACATGCAAAAAGCTCCTGATGTGTTCTAAGGAAATGAATAAGATTCCACTAAATCAGCAATCAGTCAAAAGTTGCAGTCCCAGAACTTTAGACACATGTTCTCTGCATGGAATCTCTCATTATTGATCAGCATCATTACATCCACCAttgatggaaaaaaaaaacagaacaagATATGGACCTGTGAGTAAATCTATATATGATACTTggttcaattcatttcaaacaaGGTTATGTTATGAAGCAAAGGCAAACAAAACAGGAGATCATTGCAGAAGAACTTAATGGCAGTCAATGTTGAAATCACCAAGGTGAGATAGAGCTTCACAACTTACCACTTTCATACATTGATATTCCAGAATTTGGGTCAATGAGGAAGGGAAACCTGCATGATAACtccataaactttaaaattccaTAAAAGGAGAAACACTTAACAACATTACTTGTTCCCTTTCCCCCCGAGAAAGCTTCatataaaattgatgaaaccaAGACCAATTATGCTCTGGTAAGTAAGTTAAACGTCAATACAAACACAAATTTGTGCATTGTCTTCAACATATGAAATTGCTAATATTCAAGACATCTCAAATTcgatccgaattaaaacttCCAAGCAACAAACCAaccaaaaatcatataaaatagaATTACAATAAGATAGAGAACCACATACTGCTCTTTTCCACCAAAGCTTCTAACCATTTCTCTATGTCTTAAAGAACCTTTTGGACAAGGATACACCTGttcaaaaatggtaaaaagtCTGCATCATGATGCATGGAAACTAGATAATAGCAAAGCATCAAAACGGGCATGATAAGTATTATGCATGTGATATAAAGTCCTATGCATTATTCCATTTATTCTCAGATGAAGCACATAAACGGTAGATTGAGTTAACCAGAATCTGTTCTAATCATGTAAAGAGTGCACTAAACACTGAATACCCTATAAATCATACAAAGAGGTAcacattattcaattcagtttTTTCTCCCTGGTCCATTTGTACAGCAGTAGTCAACTCAGAGCAGCAACTTTTTAGATGAAAGAAGCTAAAAGAAAGATGAATTCTTAAATTCAGAATCCTTTATTATCAGAAAATGAAATCTGATAACCATAATAACTCATCAAATATAAGATAGATATTTTAACTTATGACACGACATGCTGTGAGAATTGATATTTTCTGGTTATGTAAAACTTATATATCCTGCACAAACTCTATAATACTAAATCAGCTAACTTCGTGTCTTTTAGGTTGACTACAGATTTGATTATCAGCCAACCTGACTAAGCTATCCAAACCAACCATGCATTAGTCCCCTCccccttctctctctctctctctctctctctctctcaatgCAAATGAAATTGTGCTGTTTACATGGACTGTTTTGAAATGCAAAACCCCTTCAGAATATGTTCAGGacaaaaatgttttataaaagaGAACAGCTGCTAATAAAACTTGGTCAATTGTGATAAACAacgaatttttctaaaatatatctAGCAGTTCTCACCTCTACAGAAAGATCCAGCTCTGTCAATGCTTCTCGAACCCTTCTGCAAAAAGGGCATGCTTCTGTTTACAAAATGCAAATACTAAATAAAGTGAAAACCTTCAGGTTCTGAAAACACCATTTGAAATAAGCAATTTATTCAAACTTTGACCCCAAAAGTAATGATAATTTTTACAAGGCGTAAGAACTTGGTTATTAGAACATGCTAATTTACTTGTTTTCAGAAATTCTAATGCTCATTCTTCCATCCACTTATTTAGCCAAAACATTGAATCAGGAAAACTAAGATAAATCAAAGTGAAATGTAGAGGAAAGCAACTTTTCACATTTTGGCCATTTATAAGCATATGATGACCAAACATTATTTAGCAAGACACTTACCAAATTCAAAGAGTTGCATGCGAATGGGAGGATCGGAAATGGTTATATCTTTGCTCTCTGAGCCCTCTGCTAGTGATTTTGATCCCCAAGGAAATCTTGCCAAGGTGGATAAAGAAGATGTCGCTACCTACTATTGAGCCACAAAAAAGTAGAGAATTAAAGCTTTCTGCATATGCAAACATTGACGAAAGAAACATAAAGAAAACATGACTCTTTAAACGGGACTCTAGAGGTATATTATgtaaaagaaaacgaaaataaaacaTTGAAGAAACTTATgaaa
This sequence is a window from Gossypium raimondii isolate GPD5lz chromosome 5, ASM2569854v1, whole genome shotgun sequence. Protein-coding genes within it:
- the LOC105769964 gene encoding uncharacterized protein LOC105769964 codes for the protein MMASPLPSLASFFPSNHNPPSLTTASLPVSKLIFSSFSPKLSRNKKWVSRRNRFYPAKPTDHDLDTTGPSPQASTQNAGNASISFLSILCPLLRLFSGGDPSQERNDALEVATSSLSTLARFPWGSKSLAEGSESKDITISDPPIRMQLFEFEACPFCRRVREALTELDLSVEVYPCPKGSLRHREMVRSFGGKEQFPFLIDPNSGISMYESGDIVKYLFKHYGKGRSPSTGLLESTLFTGWMPTILRAGRGMMLWDKARRDPPPKKLELFSYENDPYSRIVREALCELELPYILHNVGEGSQRMKLLLEASGSKEVPYLIDPNTKTQLGDYKKILSYLFNTYSAAAV